From the Anopheles coustani chromosome X, idAnoCousDA_361_x.2, whole genome shotgun sequence genome, one window contains:
- the LOC131269177 gene encoding outer dynein arm-docking complex subunit 3, which translates to MSTPKPILNAENLALTNKKIGELKKKVMLAEGQKKAYTEEWSDKKKSQNDRMGELRKEVRDLTNKLSYLHNPTSAKAQKNVQEIKRRVPLPPGAKSVGDALRIVDLKVIDLHKQTDVTQDRIRKRERHFKQLVEQYQALMGYRDAKSDGSNPPETIEEDANRKLITRLENEIHRTTVQWMEAEHIRKKYRGIKSSLMRDAEKFESSLLELEQAITEQQAEINKLEEVHKEAVQMRDSTKTILQRQEQTTHYSNKAREKQAQDFRRQVEERKLELERLERKIFSSGKTLIHQESILSGSGEHGRGGDGADDGSSLHDKDGASEMEQKFKKLMQATGVSAAGEVVDRFLAQREASARLTYLRTVTENEKKQLEAQRELMKAQLDAFKFADVKDSDVNQEELEKIKNSIEEQKQRREECDKAIEYTRNVFDTIKDALIELLLKLREIEESLDTASPYGRRTPLKPAELKDISSGKLAVEELGNLLEERIKLGLIASGQLTADVDSGLSEDEGETGSGAPSTSAAAPVTLSTPSPPQPQQQPQQQQLSPVPAGPPGSAAGSTSALSTSSPAEDREKPPAYPPVYMNLIAGRTTTQISSTSPGQGTTVVLSDDEGDVPSRSYLKRQANMIIEAKSRRKGFRMPVPKRR; encoded by the exons ATGTCCACGCCAAAGCCGATCCTGAACGCGGAGAACCTGGCGCTCACGAACAAGAAGATCGGTGAGCTGAAGAAGAAGGTGATGCTGGCCGAGGGCCAGAAGAAGGCGTACACGGAGGAGTGGAGCGACAAGAAGAAGTCGCAGAACGATCGGATGGGCGAGCTGCGGAAGGAGGTGCGCGACCTGACGAACAAGCTGTCCTACCTGCACAACCCGACCAGCGCCAAGGCGCAGAAGAACGTGCAGGAGATCAAGCGGCGCGTGCCGCTGCCACCGGGGGCGAAGTCGGTGGGGGACGCGCTCCGCATCGTCGACCTGAAGGTGATCGACCTGCACAAGCAGACGGACGTGACGCAGGACCGGATACGGAAGCGCGAGCGCCACTTCAAGCAGCTGGTCGAGCAGTACCAGGCACTGATGGGCTACCGGGACGCGAAGAGCGACGGCTCCAACCCGCCGGAGACGATCGAGGAGGACGCGAACCGGAAGCTGATCACGCGGCTGGAGAACGAGATCCACCGGACGACGGTGCAGTGGATGGAGGCGGAGCACATACGGAAGAAGTACCGCGGCATCAAGTCGTCGCTGATGCGCGACGCGGAGAAGTTCGAGAGCTCGCTGCTGGAGCTGGAGCAGGCGATCACCGAGCAGCAGGCGGAGATCAACAAGCTCGAGGAGGTGCACAAGGAGGCGGTGCAGATGCGCGACAGCACCAAGACGATCCTGCAGCGCCAGGAGCAGACGACGCACTACTCGAACAAGGCGCGCGAAAAGCAGGCGCAGGACTTCCGGCGCCAGGTGGAGGAACGTAAGCTCGAGCTCGAGCGGCTGGAGCGGAAGATCTTCTCCTCCGGCAAAACGCTCATTCACCAGGAGAGCATCCTGTCCGGCTCGGGCGAGCATGGCCGGGGCGGGGACGGGGCCGACGACGGCAGCAGCCTGCACGACAAGGATGGTGCGTCCGAGATGGAGCAGAAGTTCAAGAAGCTGATGCAGGCGACTGGCGTCAGTGCGGCGGGAGAGGTAGTCGACCGGTTCCTGGCCCAGCGCGAGGCGTCCGCCCGACTCACCTATCTGCGCACGGTGACGGAGAACGAGAAGAAGCAGCTGGAGGCCCAGCGCGAGCTCATGAAGGCCCAGTTGGACGCGTTCAAGTTCGCCGACGTTAAGGATAGCGACGT CAACCAGGAGGAgctggagaagatcaagaactCGATCGAGGAGCAGAAGCAGCGGCGCGAGGAGTGCGATAAGGCGATCGAGTACACCCGGAACGTGTTCGACACGATCAAGGATGCGCTGAtcgagctgctgctgaagctgcGCGAGATCGAGGAAAGCCTGGATACGGCCTCGCCGTACGGTCGCCGGACGCCGCTCAAGCCGGCCGAGCTGAAGGACATCAGCTCGGGCAAGCTGGCCGTCGAGGAGCTCGGCAATCTGCTCGAGGAGCGCATCAAGCTCGGGCTGATCGCCAGCGGCCAGCTGACCGCCGACGTTGACAGCGGTCTCTCCGAGGACGAGGGCGAAACCGGCTCGGGCGCACCGTCCACGTCGGCGGCGGCTCCGGTGACACTGTCCACGCCTTCCCCACCGCAaccacagcagcagccgcaacagcaACAGTTGTCACCCGTTCCGGCTGGCCCCCCGGGGTCGGCAGCCGGCAGCACGTCGGCGCTGTCCACCTCGTCTCCGGCGGAGGACCGCGAGAAACCCCCGGCCTATCCGCCGGTGTACATGAACCTGATCGCGGGCCGCACCACGACGCAGATCTCCTCGACCTCGCCCGGCCAGGGCACGACGGTGGTGCTGTCCGACGACGAGGGTGATGTGCCGTCACGCAGCTATCTGAAGCGCCAGGCGAACATGATCATCGAAGCGAAGTCCCGGCGCAAAGGATTCCGCATGCCGGTCCCGAAGCGGCGCTAG